From the Caldisericota bacterium genome, one window contains:
- the rpsS gene encoding 30S ribosomal protein S19: protein MSKKNMFVDPKLLGKIQNLNKKGEKKVIKVWCRRSAITKEMIGHTVAVHNGKTHIPVYITQDMVGHRLGEFAATRTFRGHKVPTARTVTKT, encoded by the coding sequence ATGAGTAAAAAAAATATGTTTGTGGATCCAAAGCTTCTTGGAAAGATCCAGAATTTAAACAAAAAAGGTGAAAAGAAAGTAATAAAGGTATGGTGCAGGAGATCTGCGATTACTAAAGAAATGATAGGACATACAGTTGCAGTACATAATGGAAAAACACATATTCCTGTTTATATTACACAGGATATGGTGGGACATAGACTTGGTGAATTTGCTGCAACTCGTACCTTTCGTGGCCATAAAGTTCCTACTGCAAGAACTGTTACTAAAACCTAA
- the rplB gene encoding 50S ribosomal protein L2, with product MGIKEYKPTTPGFRGKSVQVHEEVTKKKPEKSLVVGLRKKAGRNNTGKITMRRRGGGHKRLYRIIDFKRDKRDIPAKVKAIEYDPNRSAHIALLTYNDGAKRYIIAPVGLKVGDTVTAGENAEIKVGNALPIKNIPLGSIIHNIELFPERGAMLVRSAGGGAQLLAKEGKYAHVKLSSGEVRMINLNCWATIGQVSNVDHGNIKLGKAGTNRHLGKRPSVRGVVMNPVDHPHGGGEGKSPIGHPGPLTPWGKPTLGYRTRKKNKTSDKYIVRRRK from the coding sequence ATGGGAATAAAAGAGTATAAACCTACAACTCCTGGTTTTAGAGGAAAATCAGTTCAGGTACACGAAGAAGTAACAAAGAAAAAACCAGAAAAATCATTGGTTGTAGGGCTAAGGAAAAAAGCTGGAAGAAATAATACTGGCAAAATTACAATGAGACGGAGAGGTGGTGGCCATAAAAGGCTGTATCGTATTATTGATTTTAAGCGCGATAAAAGAGATATACCTGCAAAGGTAAAGGCAATAGAGTATGATCCAAATAGATCGGCACATATTGCTTTGCTTACTTATAACGACGGTGCGAAAAGATATATTATTGCTCCGGTAGGGTTAAAAGTGGGTGATACAGTAACAGCTGGGGAAAATGCCGAAATCAAGGTTGGTAATGCGCTTCCAATAAAAAATATACCATTAGGTTCAATTATTCATAATATAGAGTTGTTTCCGGAAAGAGGAGCTATGTTAGTGCGATCTGCCGGTGGAGGCGCTCAATTGCTTGCTAAAGAGGGTAAATATGCACATGTGAAGCTTTCATCTGGGGAAGTAAGGATGATCAATTTAAACTGTTGGGCAACTATTGGCCAGGTAAGTAATGTAGATCATGGGAATATTAAGCTTGGGAAAGCAGGTACTAACAGACATCTTGGAAAGAGACCTAGCGTAAGAGGTGTAGTTATGAATCCAGTGGATCATCCACATGGTGGAGGCGAAGGCAAATCTCCTATTGGTCATCCTGGTCCTTTGACTCCCTGGGGAAAACCTACTCTTGGCTATAGAACGAGAAAGAAAAATAAAACTTCCGATAAATATATTGTTAGAAGGAGGAAGTAA
- the rplW gene encoding 50S ribosomal protein L23, translated as MSNIEVLIRPLVTEKATALAEKGKYVFLVDKRANARMVKDAVEEFFSVKVKDVNISKVFGKRKRVKYAFKKTPSYKKAIVTLYPGHKIDLMHHV; from the coding sequence ATGAGTAATATAGAAGTTTTAATTAGACCTCTTGTTACAGAAAAGGCTACTGCTCTTGCTGAGAAAGGCAAGTATGTGTTTCTTGTAGATAAACGTGCGAATGCACGTATGGTGAAAGACGCCGTAGAAGAGTTTTTCTCTGTAAAAGTAAAAGATGTTAATATAAGCAAAGTATTTGGAAAAAGGAAGAGAGTAAAGTATGCGTTTAAAAAAACGCCTTCTTACAAAAAGGCAATCGTTACTCTCTATCCTGGTCATAAGATTGATTTAATGCATCATGTATAG